The DNA segment TGCGGCGAACCGTGAGTTTGTTGAAAAGTCTATTGCGGCCATGCGCACCATTCAGCAAAAGGTGATTGATAAATCGTTTGCTGCAAAACCAAAATTTGAAAAGCGTGGGCAGATTTTGCCTCATGAACGTGTGCGTTTATTACTGGATGCGGGAACGCCTTTTGTTGAGTTACTCGGTCTTGTCGGTTACGGCATGTATGACGACAAGGATGGCTCAGATGCAGGAGGAGGCATCATTGCCGGGATTGGTTTTGTCAATGGCATGCGCTGCATGGTCACGGCCAGTAATAGCGCGATCAAGGGTGGTACGATTTCTCCTGCAGGGATGATCAAGACGCTCCGTCTTCATGAAATTATTAAAGAAAATAAACTGCCAGTGATTTGTTTAACGGAAAGTGGTGGTGCAAATCTGAATTACGGCGGCGAGATTTTTGTCAATGCAGGTCGGACTTTTGCTAATCAAGCGCGTCTTTCAGCAATGGGTATTCCGCAAATTTCTGTGGTGCACGGAAATGCGACTGCAGGCGGTGCGTATCAACCAGGTTTGTCGGATTACATCATTGTGATTCGTAAGCGTACGCAAATGTTTTTGGCAGGTCCGCCATTATTGCTGGCTGCAACAGGTGAAGTGGCCAATGGTGAGGACTTGGGTGGTGCAGAGATGCATGCCATGGTTGCGGGCACTGCAGAATATCTCGCTGAGAATGACGCGGATGGTATTCGTCAGGCACGCGATATTGTCGAGATGTTGAACTGGAAAGAACAAACGGCATCGACACCGACACAATATTTAGAGCCGCGTTATCCGATTGAAAACCTCTATGGTTTGATTCCTGCCGATATCAAACAGCCGCTGGATATGAAAGAAGTGATTGCTCATATCGTGGATGATTCAGACTTTCTGGAGTTCAAACAAGAGTTTGATGCCATGACTGTTTGTGGTTGGGCAAAAATGGGCGGCATGATGGTCGGTATCATTACCAACAATGGCCCAATCACAGTCCAAGGCGCGACCAAAACCGCGCAGTTTATTCACCTTTGTGAACAGACACGTCGACCTTTGTTGTTTTTGCACAATACCACGGGCTTTATCGTTGGCACTGACGCAGAACAGAACGGTATCGTCAAGCATGGTTCAAAACTGATTCAGGCTGTTGCCAATGCAACCGTGCCTAAAATTTCAGTGATCGTTGGTGGATCCTATGGTGCAGGCAACTACGCCATGTGTGGTCGTGCACTTTCTCCCAATTTCTTGTTTGCATGGCCCAGTTCACGTACAGCAGTGATGGGTGGGGCACAAGCGGGCAAAGTGATGCGGATTGTTGCCGAAGAGAAGCAGCGATCAACAGGGCAGGAGCCAAATGAGCAAATGCTCGATTTCATTGAGCAAAGTACAGCGGCAAAGCTGGATGAGCAGACGACCGCGCTTTACAACACCGCACATGGTCATGATGACGGTCTCATTGATCCCCGTGATACACGCAATGTCTTAATCTTTGTATTACAAACAATTTTTGAAGCAGAGAAACGTCAGCTCAATCCAATCAGTTTTGGGGCATCAAGGTTCTAAGGCGCGTGGAATCCATCGAAAGCCTGAATTATTTTTTAACGTATTTTTGCATATTCGAATAAAAGGAATGAGTCATGAAATTTACCGCGGAACATGAAGCCTTACGCCGTGCCACGACCCAGTTTGTCGAAAAAGAAATTAACCCCTATGTGGCGGAGTGGGAGGCGGCAGGTCGTTTTCCCATGCACGAAGTCTTTAAAAAGATGGGTGATCTTGGGCTACTAGGAATCTGTAAACCCGTTGAAAATGGTGGTTTAGGTTTAGATTACTCATACAACCTTGTCGTTGCTGAAGCACTTGGGCGTATCAATTGCGGCGGCGTTCCGTTGGCGATTGGCGTGCAAACTGATATGGCAACACCAGCATTAGCACGTTTTGGCAGTCCTGAACTGCGGGAAAAATTTCTGACCAAAGCGATTGCGGGTGAATACATTGCATCGATCGCGGTGTCTGAACCGCATGCAGGATCGGATGTAGCTGCGATTAAAACGACTGCGGTAAAAGACGGGGATGATTACATCATCAACGGCACCAAAATGTGGATCACCAATTCGGTACAGTCTGATTTCCTGTGCTTATTGGCCAATACCTCTGACGGTAAACCGCATAGCAATAAATCCATGATCATTGTACCGACCAATACCCCTGGTGTTACCCGTTCTGAGCCATTGGACAAATTGGGGATGCGCTCAACAGAAACATGCCAGCTCTTCTTTGACAATGTCCGCGTACCGCAAAGCAATTTGGTGGGTGCTGAGGGCATGGGCTTCATGATGCAGATGATGCAGTTTCAGGAAGAGCGCTTATGGGCAGCTGCAAATTCTTTGGGTGGTATGGAGCGCTGTATTGAGGCAACAATTGAGTATTGCCGTCAACGTAGTACCTTTGGCCAGCCACTGATTGATAACCAAGTGGTGCATTTCCGTCTAGCGGAGCTGCAAAGCGAAGTGGAAGCCTTACGTGCATTGACCTATCAAGCGTGTGAGCTCCACATTGCGGGTGAAAATGTGACGAAGCTTGCCTCCATGGCAAAACTGAAATCGGGTCGTTTAACCCGCGAAGTCGCCGATAGTTGCCTACAATACTGGGGTGGTATGGGCTTTATGTGGGATAACCCAGCATCGCAACTGTATCGTGATGGCCGTTTAGGCTCAATCGGTGGTGGTGCCGATGAGATCATGCTGGGCATCATTTGCAAGTTGATGGATATTTTACCCGGTAAGAAAAAGTAATCACTGAAGCACGATTGGATTTCCCTTGATTAAGATTTATACGAGTAAATGCTATGACTCTGCCAGAAACGCAAACCCTGATTCTTGAACAACAAGGCGCGATTTTGCATGTGCGCTTGAACCGTCCTGATGCGCGCAATGCCATGAGTCAGTTGATGGTGACTGAGCTGATTGAACTCTTCACTGCTCTTGCTCACAGTGAAACGATTCGTGGTGTTGTGCTTCGCGGTGAAGGCGGCAACTTCTGTTCAGGTGGCGATATCAAGGATATGTCGAATCTGAGGTTGTTGGCCAATCAGGAGGGTTCTAATGCTGCCTATGTTGCGTTCAATCGCGGCTTTGGCACATTGATTAATCTGGTTAATCAAGCGCCGCAAGTGGTCGTTGCGGTACTAGAAGGAGCTGTGCTTGGCGGCGGTTTTGGTCTTGCGTGTGTGTCAGATGTGGCATTGTGTCTGGATAGCGCAAAGTTTGGTCTACCTGAAACGGGTCTGGGCGTGATTCCTGCGCAGATTGCGCCTTTTGTCGTGCAGCGCATCGGATTAACGCAAGCTCGTCGTTTGGCACTCCTGGGCAATCGTTTCGGCGGTGCAGAAGCCTATCGGATTGGTTTAGTCCATGAACTCTTTAGCAGTGTAGACGCATTGAATGCGGCGATTGATGAAGTCGTTGGGCAAATCCGTCGCACAGCACCCAAAGCCAGTCGTGTGACCAAGTCCATTTTGCATCGTGTGGGACATGTGCCATTAGATACCTTACTGGATGATGTGGCGGTTCAGTTTGCTGAGGCTGTGTCGGGTAGTGAAGGGCTAGAGGGCACCATGGCTTTTGTTCAGAAGCGTCTGCCGACTTGGGCTGAATAACCATTGGTTTAACATATGACCCTTTCCGAACCGCGTTCATCAGGAAAGGGATTTTTAGATAAAAACAACTTTTCAAATTTTGTTGCACGGAGGCCGTATGGCATTTACCAAAGTCCTGATCGCAAACCGCGGCGAGATCGCAGTGCGTGTCATGCGCACTGCCAAAGCCTTGGGCTACCGTACTGTTGCAGTGTATTCCGAAGCTGATGCCAATGCATTGCATGTGCAGTTTGCGGATGAGGCCGTCTGTATCGGGCCCGCGAAGGTTTCTGATTCATATTTACGTGTGGATCATATTTTAGATGCCGCGAAGAAAACGGGCGCTGATGCGATCCATCCGGGCTATGGTTTTTTATCTGAAAATGCAGCTTTTGCCAAAGCCTGTGTTGAAGCAGGGATTACCTTTATTGGTCCAACACCTGCGGCCATTGAACTGATGGGCAGTAAACGTTTGTCCAAAATCGCCATGTTAGAGGCTAATGTGCCATGTATTCCCGGCTATCAAGGGGGCAATCAGGATCTCGACAATCTGATTGCTGAAGGTAAGAAAATTGGTTTCCCGCTGATGGTGAAGGCTTCTGCGGGTGGCGGTGGCCGTGGGATGCGTTTGGTACATCAAGAAAGTGAATTGAAGTCATCGCTTGAGACTGCGCAATCGGAAGCCCTAAATGCGTTTGGCTCCAGTGAGATGATTCTGGAGCGTGCAGTGATTGCTCCGCGCCATGTTGAAATTCAAGTGTTTGGAGATACCCATGGCAATCATGTCTATCTGTTTGAGCGTGATTGCTCTATTCAACGCCGTAACCAAAAAGTCGTCGAAGAAGCCCCATGCCCGGTGATGACGCCTGATCTACGCAAGCGCATGGGCGAGGCGGCTGTTGCGGCAGCCAAGTCTTGTGATTATGTCGGAGCGGGTACGGTCGAGTTCTTGCTCGATAGCCAAGGCAACTTTTATTTCTTGGAAATGAATACCCGCTTGCAAGTTGAACATCCCGTAACGGAGTTGATTACGGGGCTGGATCTGGTCGAGTGGCAATTACGCGTTGCAAATGGGGAAACACTGCCGCTTGCACAAGAAGAACTGACGCTGACAGGCCATGCAGTTGAAGTCCGTCTCTATGCGGAAGACCCAGGCGTGGACTTCCTGCCGCAAACGGGTGAAATTCTGCTTTGGCAACCCACTGACCTGCCGAATGTGCGTGTGGATCATGGCATGACTAGTCTCGGCGAAGTCAGCCCACATTATGATCCGATGATTGCCAAAGTCATTGCCTATGGTAAAACGCGGACTGATGCAGTGCGTTTACTCGCGCGAGCATTGCAAGATACTGTGCTTTTGGGGGTAAACAGCAACAAGCAGTTTTTAGTCAATCTTTTGCAAAACCCAGTGCTGGTTTCAGGTGATACCAATACCGCATTTATTACGGAGCATTTTGCACAAGACGTTAGTCTCAAGCCTGCTGTGGCATCCCATGAAGCCTTGGCGGTTGCGGCCAGTTTGTTTGTTCATAAAGCTTCGCAAAGCGGTTGGCACACGGGGATTGCGCCTGCTATTCCGTTGAAGCTGCAGGTTGGTGAACAACTGCATAAGTTAGCTATAGATCAAGATAGCTCGCATTTCTCTTTACAGCATGAAGGTCAAACTGAAGGCTTAGAGATTATATCCCGTCATGAAAACCGACTGGTTTATGTCTGGCAGGGCGTTCGTAAGTCTGTAGCTTATGTTCATGTGGATGACACGCTCTACTTAGATATGGCAAATGGCAATCTCACCATTGTCGATGTGACTCACGCGCCACCCGCCAGTAGCATCGATGCTGGTGATGGTCAGATTCGCGCACCGATGAATGGAGCGGTAGTGAATATTCTTGTGGCGGAAGGGGAGACCGTGGTCAAAGATCAGACTTTGGTGATCTTAGAAGCAATGAAAATTC comes from the Aquirhabdus parva genome and includes:
- a CDS encoding acyl-CoA carboxylase subunit beta yields the protein MAILETALDPSSPQFAANREFVEKSIAAMRTIQQKVIDKSFAAKPKFEKRGQILPHERVRLLLDAGTPFVELLGLVGYGMYDDKDGSDAGGGIIAGIGFVNGMRCMVTASNSAIKGGTISPAGMIKTLRLHEIIKENKLPVICLTESGGANLNYGGEIFVNAGRTFANQARLSAMGIPQISVVHGNATAGGAYQPGLSDYIIVIRKRTQMFLAGPPLLLAATGEVANGEDLGGAEMHAMVAGTAEYLAENDADGIRQARDIVEMLNWKEQTASTPTQYLEPRYPIENLYGLIPADIKQPLDMKEVIAHIVDDSDFLEFKQEFDAMTVCGWAKMGGMMVGIITNNGPITVQGATKTAQFIHLCEQTRRPLLFLHNTTGFIVGTDAEQNGIVKHGSKLIQAVANATVPKISVIVGGSYGAGNYAMCGRALSPNFLFAWPSSRTAVMGGAQAGKVMRIVAEEKQRSTGQEPNEQMLDFIEQSTAAKLDEQTTALYNTAHGHDDGLIDPRDTRNVLIFVLQTIFEAEKRQLNPISFGASRF
- a CDS encoding enoyl-CoA hydratase/isomerase family protein — its product is MTLPETQTLILEQQGAILHVRLNRPDARNAMSQLMVTELIELFTALAHSETIRGVVLRGEGGNFCSGGDIKDMSNLRLLANQEGSNAAYVAFNRGFGTLINLVNQAPQVVVAVLEGAVLGGGFGLACVSDVALCLDSAKFGLPETGLGVIPAQIAPFVVQRIGLTQARRLALLGNRFGGAEAYRIGLVHELFSSVDALNAAIDEVVGQIRRTAPKASRVTKSILHRVGHVPLDTLLDDVAVQFAEAVSGSEGLEGTMAFVQKRLPTWAE
- a CDS encoding acyl-CoA dehydrogenase family protein; this encodes MKFTAEHEALRRATTQFVEKEINPYVAEWEAAGRFPMHEVFKKMGDLGLLGICKPVENGGLGLDYSYNLVVAEALGRINCGGVPLAIGVQTDMATPALARFGSPELREKFLTKAIAGEYIASIAVSEPHAGSDVAAIKTTAVKDGDDYIINGTKMWITNSVQSDFLCLLANTSDGKPHSNKSMIIVPTNTPGVTRSEPLDKLGMRSTETCQLFFDNVRVPQSNLVGAEGMGFMMQMMQFQEERLWAAANSLGGMERCIEATIEYCRQRSTFGQPLIDNQVVHFRLAELQSEVEALRALTYQACELHIAGENVTKLASMAKLKSGRLTREVADSCLQYWGGMGFMWDNPASQLYRDGRLGSIGGGADEIMLGIICKLMDILPGKKK